CTTTATTACTGAAGGCCAATCTACATTAGTCAAGACGTACGTCATGAAGGCATCTTGTTGAACCATTAATTTATTCCAATCAGATAAGTACTCTGGATTACAAGTATAATCCGTCTGCTTCTCCATTTCAACGATTTCCATGACCCAGTTGATAGAGCGCTCTTTCATCTTGGCTATAAGATTATGTCCAGCACGCCTGAAAGACAGCTGAAGCTGGTAATAGTGTTCAGAGTGGTGCATCATGACAGAAATAACAATTTCCTCAACATAACTCCAGACCTTCTCAGCAAAAATAGTTGGAATGCTAGATATGCCTTTCACCCTTTTCTGTAGGATAGTAAGGAAGGCAGAGCGGGGAAGAAAATTCGGCAGTCCAATACCCTTGGTTTCCTCCAAAACCATAATCTCCTCCATCAAAAATTTCTCTGCAGGGTCACTTTCAGCATGCTTGTGAAGTTCATCAGAGTATTGGTTGAGCATTTCAACCAACCGAGCAGTGCAATGCATGTTTTGCTCATCTGGGTATTCATCAAATTCTCCTCTCACAAGAATTTTCCTTAATGATTCTTTGGCTAATCCAATAATCTGCATGAAAGCTGTCATTGCCTCAGTAAGAGATGACATCTTCTGGGGCATTCTTTTCGCCTCAGCAACGTTCAAGTTCAACTTGTCATTAATGCTCTTCACAATAGCTGGCAAATTTCTAGCTATACTAGCTGCTTGAATTTGCACCAGCTTTTGTGCCAGAACAGGAATCCCCACAATAGATTTATCAATCTTGGAAAGCAGAGGATGTGATTCAAAAAGTCTAGCCTCTTCCACTCGCGCCTCTTCATAAGATTCTTCTCCTATCCGATTCCTAACGCAGACATAGCCAAGCCCAATATTGACATCATCAGCAGTAACCTTCTCTAGAAGGCCTTCGGGAGACTTGTCAGACTTAGTAACAACAGCAAGAGTCCGTTCACCAGTCTTGTCCACCGTCTGTGACATCCTGATAGATTCACAAGTAGTGAAATCCACTGTTGCAGATAGAACATTGAGTATAATACTCTCTTCAGGAGTGATGTACTCCATGATAATATCTTTTATCTGGTCATAGATGTTTTCAGGCTGACCATGGACTGGCACTCTAGTAATTCCAGGAAGATCAACCATAGTTAGATCAGGCACACCATTTTTCCTTACCTCCAATGTCAAAGGAGAGTTGGAAATCCCCTTCCCGAACCCGGCAATCTCCTCTGTGGCAAGATTTATAGCCTCAGAAACATGTTCTTCGTCAGTTCGAACCACTTTACCATTGAACTCCAAGGAAAGATCAGGTTCAGGAGTTGGCTGGTGCATGAGCCTCATTATGAGAGGCACCCTTGTGCAAATTCCCTGGCCACGGGGAAGGTTGATACCGGCAAGTGATTCAAGAACACTTGACTTTCCTGAGGATTGGTCCCCAACCACGACAATGGTGGGGAGCTGAATGCCTTCTCTTGTGATCATAAGGTGACGGAGGCTGTCAACTGTATCAAGGAGTGGGCGAATCCGATCATTGTAGGATGAAATGATGGGTGCATCTTGGACTGCTTGAGCTACTACAAGTGGGCTTTCTTCTCCCATGTTTTAATCGAACGGAGAAAAACTTAGGGCAAAAAACAAGAGAAAGCTAGAGAGAGATATGTGGAGTGTGTGTTATGGAGAAAAATGATATGTGATGCATAAGAGTGAACTAGGATGGAGTATTTTTATAGACTGGTCTCATTCATTAAAAGATGGGGAAGTAAAGAAATGTGGGGTCTTAATTACCTCCTTCTTGTGGAAAGAGGGAAAGAGTGAAAGAGTGAAGTCAATGTCTGCTGGATCACGGACCACTGTGACTTAGAAACTTGGTTCACAAGTTTTAAACGAATAAATTACCTAGTTCCTTCCAAGAACATACTGAGTGTATAGTGTACAAAATTCATAACTAAAATCGTGTTTTGAAATCAATAATTtcagttaaaattttaaagtcaCACTTACCATTTCATAATtataacttaaattttattttcaaaatgagATTTTATAACTGTGTAACAATCAAGAATATATGGGTAGCAATAATTCGCGATGCAGGAAATAATGAAGTCGAACACGAATGATCAGTAAGGGCTCCTTTCCAATATGGAATTTTACCTTGGAGAGTTTTCCAAGAAGAAAATTGATTCTTTGTTGTAAAAGACAGCTTTAGGCAAAGcaacttttatttaaaaaaaaaaaaaaaaggcaaagcaacttttgtttttattttttatagatagGAATATAGGATAGCAACTTTGAAAGGCTGAATGATGAGTATGCTTTAGTACTGTAGGCGTTAGTGCGGTACGACGTCACCAATGAAAGGCTTTGCCTTTACATAAAAGGGCCGGAATCCATTGCCTTAATCCCTAAGATAAAAGGGATCCATTGCCTCACATTGCCTTAATCCCTAAGATAAAAGGGCCGGAATCCATTGGGAGCTTCAGACCTATCAGCCTTTGCAACATGGTCTATAAGGTCATTACCAAGATCATTGTAGCTAGAATTAGACCTCTCTTGGATAAGTTGGTCTCTCCCTTCCAATCAACTTTTGTGCCGGGAAGAAAGGGAGTGGATAATGTTGTTATTGCCCAAGAAATCACTCATACCATCAGCAGGAAAAAAGGCAAAGTTGGGTATATGGTAATTAAAATTGACCTAGAGAAAGCCTATGATAGATTGGAATGGTCTTTCATCTGTGAGGTTCTCTATGCAGCAAATTTCCCCCCTGATCTCATTCAACTAATAATGAGTTGTGTATCTTTTGCCACTACGTCGATTTTGTTTAATGGCGGTGCTCTAGATCCTTTCCTCCCCTCTAGGGGCATTCGACAAGGAGACCCTTTGTCTTCTTATCTCTTTATACTGTGCATGGAAGTTTTAGGCagaattatagaaaaaaagtGCTCCAACAAGCTTTGGTGTCCGGTTAAAGCTTCTATTAGTGGCCCGGCCT
The sequence above is drawn from the Castanea sativa cultivar Marrone di Chiusa Pesio chromosome 5, ASM4071231v1 genome and encodes:
- the LOC142637379 gene encoding dynamin-related protein 4C-like, which codes for MGEESPLVVAQAVQDAPIISSYNDRIRPLLDTVDSLRHLMITREGIQLPTIVVVGDQSSGKSSVLESLAGINLPRGQGICTRVPLIMRLMHQPTPEPDLSLEFNGKVVRTDEEHVSEAINLATEEIAGFGKGISNSPLTLEVRKNGVPDLTMVDLPGITRVPVHGQPENIYDQIKDIIMEYITPEESIILNVLSATVDFTTCESIRMSQTVDKTGERTLAVVTKSDKSPEGLLEKVTADDVNIGLGYVCVRNRIGEESYEEARVEEARLFESHPLLSKIDKSIVGIPVLAQKLVQIQAASIARNLPAIVKSINDKLNLNVAEAKRMPQKMSSLTEAMTAFMQIIGLAKESLRKILVRGEFDEYPDEQNMHCTARLVEMLNQYSDELHKHAESDPAEKFLMEEIMVLEETKGIGLPNFLPRSAFLTILQKRVKGISSIPTIFAEKVWSYVEEIVISVMMHHSEHYYQLQLSFRRAGHNLIAKMKERSINWVMEIVEMEKQTDYTCNPEYLSDWNKLMVQQDAFMTYVLTNVDWPSVIKLGGFGEIDVTHLKKYSHVLQQAFDLKMRITAYWKIVLKRLVDCMALHLLLSIGNLVNKEFEAEIVNELMGPGGGIERMLEESPAVASKRQKINKSIELLKKSKEVVAKIMDKIGTYND